ATGGATTTCTGAAAACTTTCCTGAAGCACTCAGAACTTTGAGTAAAGGTGCTTCTGAAGCTCAGATAAGATCAGCAGAAGATGATCTTGGTTTCAAGCTTCCTATGCCCACAAAGCTATTGTACCGCTTTTGCAATGGTCAACTGCCTTTCAGTAAAAACGAGGATATACGCATGGCTCCTCTTGGCATAATAGGAGGCTATGTGTTTTATAATTACAATGTGAATGTGCACTTGTCATCTCTTGAGCAAATGGTCGAAGAGACAAAAGAATTTAATCTCCACTTGGAGGAGCAAGGTCTTCCCATTGGGCCCAACCTTGCATTAGTGGCAAGTTCATGGTATCATCCTAAAACGTTTCTTCTCAATTGTTCAAGTGGTGATCTTTACGTTGGCACTGCCAACTTATCAGCTGGAGAAATGATGCCATGCGTGCCAGAATCATTGATAAAGCCAACGAATAGTGATATGCCCCAAGATGGATTACTTTTGTGGTTGGAAGAGCACCTTAGGCGCTTACAGAATGGCATGATCAAGATCCGCCCGCTTAGTACGTCGAGGTATATCTGCTTATATCCAGAAGCATCCCCATTGTGTTCGTCAGCAGTGACAAATGGTGTAAAGGTGATAAATCGTGACTTCCTAAATATGGCATTATCATTTTATTAAGCTTGAAGTCTAAATGGCATATCTTGTTTCCAACACTTGGTTGACTGTTCTTATTCATCACTTGCAACATTTCATCCCACTTGATTGCTTCCGTGAGCGATTTTTCATGACATGCAGTAGACATTCTATATGGTCTCATTGGAGCATTGGGCTGACATTTCTGATGGTTATAGGTACGTGCATCTGCTGTCTTTGTGCCAGAACATCCTCGTCGGGGGCATTTGGGCACACATCTGTACAGCTATTCCATCCGCCTGTCAGTTCCTGAGGCATGCATGCTAGGTGGGGTTTACTTTTCTTCCTGCCAGCTTCACTCACGCCACTGGATCATCCGATGTAAAGACACGGTTGTTTCGGATATGCATGGGGAAGGTGTTATTGGGGAGGTATGCTGGAATAAAAAAGGAAAAGTAATTTCCGCATCTTAAATTCTCATGGAGAAAAGTTAATCTGGGTATTTATTTGGCTTTGTGTTTTGCAGCACCCTTTACTTTTACCAGGGCAGGACGAGTTTGTCTATGAGAGCTGCACGCCGCTGAATGGCAGTAGTGGATCTGTGGAGGGCTCTTTTACATTTGTGCCTGGGAGGTATGACCTAATTCACAAGAGAAGTTTCAATCGAGAAAATGAAGTCATTTTATCAGGCATTTGTAGCCAAAAAACTTGCGTTTGTTAAGGATTGGCAAGTGTTTGTGTGCCAACCAACCGAAACACCTTGTGTTTTTTTTTCATTCTGTTGATGCGTGATCTGACTGTTTTATCCTTTGCTTAAGGTTGACCCAGCCAGAAGGAAAACCATTCGACGTCACGGTGGCTCCGTTCCCTCTGGAAGTACCCGACTACATCTTCTGAGCATAGTATGTGCACCTAATAACAGTGTAGTATCTTGGTAGAAACACCGAACATATCTCTAGTACTCTGTCTGCTGTAGCAAAGTTGCTCTGCCTGGAGTTGATCTTGTCGATGTAATGTTAACTAAAGGACGCAAATGGTTGTCGTGCGCCGACCTTCTTCCGGTTCCTGGCTGTGGCCCTAAAGGAATCTGTAGCAGGTGGAGCTtgtttgttcatatgtgatgtgaGGTCGTGCCTTCCCTTGTTGAGGCGAAACATAAGAGGGGATTGTTCCAAGGAACTCCTCTTTTGTCAGTGAAAACAGCAGGGTAGAGAATGACAGCCGTTACCACGGGTGAGTCGCTGCAAGAAATGGTTCTTTGGCTGTCATGTCCGGGTTTGCGTGGTTTAAACACTGTTGCGATCGACGCGCTGCTGTTCGTGACTGCTGTTTCAGCAGGTCATCCGTAATCCTACACTGACGAAAGTTTGTGATGTTTCCCTATGGTTCATCACCACTGCACTGTAATGCAAAGTTGATCTTTATCCCTTGTTATATGCAGTGTGAGTGGTCCATCGGATAGACGTGCGTGCTTCACTGCACCTGACAGCAACATAAGCAGATAGAAAGAGGACGGCTGTCACATCAGTATAATAGCTGTGTATTGTCTTTCTATATTTTATTTATGTTAATCTACAATCTTCCTATAACCAGGATGCCTTCCAAAGAACTACAGAATCAGGTTTTGATGCAACATAAGTATCAGTAGAATATTGTTTCAAGTATCAAAGTACAAACGGCTGTACATACATTAGCTTCTCAAATACCACTTGGAATAGATTTCAGGTACTTCTTCTGAATAACATGCCAAGGAAATTTGATCTGAAATCATTCCCTAGCTGCCTTATCATTAAATCAGATCCCAGTTGCCATACATTCTTTCCTTGGTGATATTTCTTTCTCCCTTCCTCTTGTTACAGCACTCTTCCCTTCAGTTGTCGAGAAAATCTCCACAGCAGGCTCATAGATGATCCTCATTCCTTAGATGCAATTGCATTGCAAGAATCACAATGTGAAAACCGCGAAGAGAGCACGAAGCATGATTTCCAACTTATCTCAGCAACTAAGCACCGAGTATGTACAAGAAATTGTGACTAGAACCAGAACCTCATTTTTCTTTCTTTCCCTTGGCCATTACTAGAACCAGAACCAGGTATGCCGCGTGAAGAGCCAAGCACTCTGAGCCATCTAATCTGCATACAGTAACCAAGTTAGAATGTGAGATCAACATCATGAAAGCAACTCCTAGCAATTTTTTTTTTTGTAGAACCAGTAATTTCATAGGACGAAGTAATGAATGATGGTTCTTGCAAGCACAAAAGAGGGATGTGCTAGTGAACCAACTCAAAAGACACAACTAAAATTCATTGATTCTACTGCCACATTGGCATTTGAACTGGGAAACTGGTGCGAACCCAGACCCAGGCATTTGAAGTGGGAAACTGGTGCGCACCCAGGATCAACTTTCTGTTGAAGGAAAAGAAGGTGCACTTTGTTGATATGAGCAGTTTATCATCCCTATTAAGCAGAGATGTCAAAGAACATCAGATAATAagtattttattttttttgcagGGTAAAACATCAGATTTTTTTTTGCAGGATAAAACATCAGATAATTCACATGAAAAGTAATCCCAAGGTAATAATCCAATGTGCAAATTCAGAAAAATCTACCAGTTGAAAACATTTCTGCGGCTGAGAATTCAGAAAAGGAGGCTGGACAGCTCTAGACCAGTCTAGCTCTGCCTCTAGCTGCACTGCACCATGGATCAAGATGGCAGAGATAACTGAAGTTGCTAGGACAGTCCTCCAATAACCATGACAGGGCGCCAGTGCAGTGCGCATGCATGTGAGCGTGAGCTGCTTGCTCCGGCCCGGCAGTTACTACGTTCGTGGTACAGAGTTGAAGGCCTCCGACGGATCAACTCGGCGCACCATCTGCAACTGCAATGCAAACCTTTGGAGAAAATTAAAATTTTGCGCATGCACGTTTCTGGGCATTCATTCATTCATCGATTGGGCACTTTTTTTTGCCTCCGGCCGGTCTCCACTCAACATGCACGCATATGACCCAGCTGTAAAGCGCGCCAACCCAATCTAGCTTGGTAAACCGAAACATTCAACATTTCTCCAAGTACAAAGGAGGAGCTAGCGCGGCAAAATTTAATTAAACATCACGGCGATCACTTTACGTACCACGTGATGTGCATGTGCTGCACCCCCATGCATCGGCGGTGGTGCCAGAGCTAAAACCCTGTCGTGCCGTGTCAGCTTCAAAACGTAAGAGCAGTGAATACATCAGGACGTATATATATGGTGCAACTACATTTTGTTTCACGAGAAAAAAACATTAGTACAATTTCGTCAAATATTAGCATTACTGAATACTGACAGAAAATTCTCAAGTTCAACTTAGAAACAGTTCCAAGCTTCTTTCAGCAACAGTAGTACACTGTTAATTAAGACTTGTTCTAGATGGAGATCGATCATAtatacacatgcatgcatgtatacaaTGCTCAGGTATCCCTTGGATCAAGATGAAAGATTGGTCCAAAGAGACCGGGACCATGCATCTTCAAATTTCTCTTGAAAGGGACTAGCTAGGATAATTTTGCCATGTATTGAGCATCTGGATACGATCAAACTCCAAAACACATAATCAAAATCAAACGACCCCCCAACCTCTACTTCCACCCCCTTAAATAACGACGTAGCACCCTCAACTCCCTTCTCCTTAATTGTGCTCGGCTCGATCCAATGCACCGACTCGCCACTCCAGCCGAATCATCCGTCCACTCGGCCTCGTAAATGCCTTCGCTCATCGACGGCCCGGCGTCGCTGCGGTCGCTGCTCCGGCCGGTCACCGACGAGCGCCGGACCAGTAAGCACGGCGGCAGCACCGGCGGCGCCGTCGTGGGGCTCTTCAAGATGTTCAGGCTGGTGCCCATGCTCACCACCAGCACCGGCTGCAAGATGGCCGCGCTGCTCGGGCGGCACAGCGGCAGGGCCCTCCTCGCGGACCACGCGCCGGCGGTGACGCTCTTCGGGCACCGCCGCGGCCGGCTGAGCCTGGCCATCCACGAGGACACGCGGGCGCCGCCGGCGTTCCTCATCGAGCTGCCCATGCTGGCGGCCGCGCTGCACCGGGAGATGGCCACGGGCACCGTGAGGCTGGCGCTGGAGAGCGACACCCGCAGCGCGCGCCGGCGGCTGCTGGAGGAGTACGTGTGGGCCGTCTACTGCAACGGCCGCAAGGCCGGCTACGCCATCCGCCGCAAGGACCCGTCCGACGACGAGCGGCACGTGCTGCGCCTGCTGCGCGGCGTCTCCATGGGCGCCGGggtgctgccgccgccgcccgccgacgGCTCCCACGGCCCCGACGGCGAGCTCACCTACATGCGCGCCCGCGTCGAGCGCGTCGTCGGGTCCAAGGACTCCGAGGCCTTCTACATGATCAACCCGGACGACGACAACCGGGGTGGCGATGGCGCCGCGGAGCTCAGCATTTTCCTAGTGAGGAAGAAGTAAAGAAAACAACTACGGAGTAGTTACATTTAAGTAGCACACATACTACTACGAATACTGTTTATAGTAATAATTTTGTGTGAAGAGAAAGATGAATAATGGAACACTTCTGCCCTTTTTTCAGCCGACAAAGGGATTGCGCCAAGGGTGTCCCATGTCCCCCTTTCTATTCCTTATTTGCGCAGACAGTTTCACTTCGTTAATGAACAATTTTGGTGGCCCTCATATTGATCGTGGGAGTATACGCTCACCGTGGGTTAACCACCTATTGTTCGCGGACGACAGTCTCATCTTTTTTGGCGCTAATCTTGATAGCGCGCGAAGGTTGAATGAGATCCTCCGGATCTATGGTCAGTGCTTCGGGCAAGCAGTGAACAAAGCCAAAAGCTCAATCTATTTCAGCCCGAATGCACAACACCCTGTTCGTGAAATAGTAAAGCAAGAACTGGGAATTCTTTCTGAAGCTTTCACGGAAAGATATTTGGCTCTACCAACTGCGGTAGGACGTATAACCAGCGGCTCCTTCGACCACATTGGAGAAAGAAGGCGCGCCAGTATGCAAGGCTGGTCAAAGCGCTTCCTTGCATGTGCGGGACGAGAGGTATTGCTGAAGTCAGTTATTTAAGCCATCCCTACCTTCAGTATGTCTTGCTTCTTATTGACGAAAAAAGTTTGCAAACAACTCACATCCTCAATGACAAAATATTGGTGGAGCAGCTCTGTTGATAGGCGGTCCTTGCACTGTCTGTCATGGGAGAATTTGTCAACACCAAAGGTTCAAGGGGGCATGGGGTTCAGAGAGTTCGAAAAGTTTAATCTGGCGCTTCTTGGGAAGCACGGCTGGCGACTCATAACTCACCCTAATTCCCTTTGCTCTCGAGTCCTCAAAGGGAAATATTTCCTGGACTGTGATTTTATGCAGGCCAAAGCTCCATCCACCTCGTCAGCAACCTGGAAAGCAATCATTGCGGGGAGAAAGTCTTTGCAAACGGGATTGATCAAACGAGTTGGCAACGGAGAATCAATCTCCATCTGGAACGATTCTTGGATCCCCACCACTTCCACCCTCAAGCCCATGGGGAGGATAGGGAACGACCCGCTTCAGCGGGTCTCTGAGCTAATTGATGACAGTACTGGGACCTGGGATATTGAAACAGTACGGCGGAATTTTCTTGCACCTGATGCGGAGGCCATACTCAACATTCCTATTCGACGCAATGGTGGAGAGGATTTCCTGGAGTGGGCCTTTGAAAGATCCAGAGAGTACACTGTAAAATCATCCTATCGTGCTCTTGTGACTCAGAACGAGCGTCGAGCTCTAGAGGAAGGGACGGTAGTGGGAACCTCATCTTCGCAAAAACAGTTGTGGACTACTCTATGAAAACTCAAAGTGACCCCAAGAGTTCAGGTATTCATGTGGCGAGTTCTCAGAGGGATACTTCCTGATTACGCCAACATGCAATATCGTCATATTCTCACCAACTCTCTGCGCGATTTGTGCAAGGCAATGGATGAAGACCTCATGCACGCACTTGTCCATTGCACACATGCACAAGCCTTTTGGGCTGCAGCTAAGGAAGTCATTGGTCTAAAACTTTCACGGCTACACCATGTCACATGGGCGTGAGACTTGGTGCTTGACACTAGATTCTCAGACTCAGACAGATGCAAGATAATTACAATCATGCACACGATCTGGACCTCACGGAACCGCTGGACGCATGATGAGGAAGGCTATGATCCCGCCAAGGCAATAAAATGGGCACGAGATGACCTGGCCATACTCGATCTTCCTCCGACACAGCGACGCAGCGCGGGTACTCAGAACAAGAATCCACCACAGCCTGGATGGATTAAAATCAACACAGACGACGCTCTCGACACACAGCTTCAggtgggaggcgcgggaggagttGCCCGCTCACACCTCTCTTTCACTTGTGCATGGAGCAAGCCACTCCCTGGTGTAACCGACCCCTTCATTGCCGAAACCCTAGCCTTGCGAGAGGGAGTGATATATGCCCAGCTGAGGGACTTCTCGCACGTGGTAATGGAGGTGGACTGCTTGGAGGTAGTGAACCTCTGGAACTCGCAtcacatgttggaaatatgccctagaggcaataataaatggttattattatatttctttgttcatgataattgtctattgttcatgctataattgtgttatccgaaaatcgtaatgcatgtgtgaatacatagaccacaacgtgtccctagtaaccctctagttgactagctcgttgatcaacagatagtcatggtttcctgactatggacactggatgtcattgataacgggatcacatcgttaggagaatgatgtgatggacaagacccaatcctaagcatagctcaaagatcgtgtagttcgtttgctagagcttttccaatgtcaagtatcttctccttagaccatgagatcgtgcaactcccggataccgtaggagtactttgggtgtgccaaacgtcacaacgtaactgggtgactataaaggtacactacgggtatctccgaaagtgtctgttgggttggcacggatcgagactgggatttgtcactccgtatgacggagaggtaactttgggcccactcggtaatgcatcatcataatgagctcaatgtgactaaggagttagtcacgggatcatgcattgcggtacgagtaaagagacttgccggtaacgagattgaacaaggtattgggataccgacgatcgaatctcgggcaagtaacataccgattgacaaagggaattgtatacgggattgattgaatcctcgacatcgtggttcatccgatgagatcatcgtggaacatgtgggagccaacatgggtatccagatcccgctgttggttattgaccggagaggcgtctcggtcatgtctgcatgtctcccgaacccgtaggatctacacacttaaggttcggtgacgctagggttgtagagatatgagtatgcggaaacccgaaagttgttcggagtcccagatgagatcccggacgtcacgaggagttccggaatggtccggaggtgaagaattatatataggaagtcaagtttcggccaccgggaaagtttcgggggtcaccggtattgtaccgggaccaccggaagggtcccgggggtccaccgggtggggccacctatcccggagggccccatgggctgaagtgggaagggaaccagcccttagtgggctggggcaccccccatgggcctcccccctgcgcctagggttggaaaccctagggtgggagggcgccccacttgccttggggggcaagtctcccccttggccgccgccccccatgcagatgggttccaggccggcgcccccctcccagggggcctatataaaggggggggagggagggcagcagtactacagcctttggcgcctccctcctcccctgcaacacctctccctctcgcagaagctcggcgaagccctgtcgagatcccgctacatccaccaccacgccgtcgtgctgctggatctccatcaacctctccttcccccttgctggatcaagaaggaggagacgtcgctgctccgtacgtgtgttgaacgcggaggtgccgtccgttcggcactcggtcatcggtgatttggatcacggcgagtacgactccatcaacctcgttcattggaacgcttccgctcgtgatctacaagggtatgtagatgcactcctttcccctcgttgctagtatactccatagatggatcttggtgatgcgtaggaaattttaaaattctgctacggtccccaacagtggcatgatgagccaggcctatgcgtagttactatgcacgagtagaacacaaagcagttgtgggcgtagatgttgccaattcttcttgccgctactagtcttatcttgtttcggcggtattgtgggatgaagcggcccggaccgaccttacacgtacgcttacgtgagacaggttccaccgactgacatgcactagttgcataaggtggctagcgggtgtctgtctctcccactttagtcggaatggattcgatgaaaaggatccttatgaagggtaaatagaaattggcatatcacgttgtggttttacgtaggtaagaaacgttcttgctagaaacctatacaagccacgtaaaaacttgcaacaacaattagaggacgtctaacttgtttttgcagcatgtgctatgtgatgtgatatggccagaagatgtgatgaatgatatatgtgatgtatgagattgatcatattcttgtaataggaatcacgacttgcatgtcgatgagtatgacaaccggcaggagccataggagttgtgtttatttttgtatgacctgcgtgtgattgaataacgccatgtaaattactttactttattgctaaacgcgttagccatagaagtagaagtaatcattggcgtgacaacttcatgaagacacaatgatggagatcatgtgtcatgccggtgacgaagatgatcatggtgcgccgaagatggagatcaaaggagcaaaatgatattggccatatcatgtcactatttgattgcatgtgatgtttatcatgttttgcatcttatttgcttagaacgacggtagtaagtaagatgaccccttataataatttcaagtaagtgttccccctaactgtgcaccgttgcgaaggttcattgtttcgaagcaccacatgatgatcgggtgtgatagattctaacgttcgcatacaacgggtgttgacgagcctagcatgtacagacatggcctcagaacacaggcaatacacttaggttgacttgacgagcctagcatgtacagacatggcctcggaacacggaggaccgaaaggtcgagcatgagtcgtatagaagatacgatcaacatggagatgttcaccgatcttgactagtccgtctcacgtgatgatcggacacggcctagttaactcggatcatgtttcacttagatgactagagggatgtctatttgagtgggagttcattgaataatttgattatatgaacttaattgtcatgaacttagtctaaaatctttacaatatgtctt
This genomic window from Aegilops tauschii subsp. strangulata cultivar AL8/78 chromosome 4, Aet v6.0, whole genome shotgun sequence contains:
- the LOC109768919 gene encoding protein MIZU-KUSSEI 1: MPSLIDGPASLRSLLRPVTDERRTSKHGGSTGGAVVGLFKMFRLVPMLTTSTGCKMAALLGRHSGRALLADHAPAVTLFGHRRGRLSLAIHEDTRAPPAFLIELPMLAAALHREMATGTVRLALESDTRSARRRLLEEYVWAVYCNGRKAGYAIRRKDPSDDERHVLRLLRGVSMGAGVLPPPPADGSHGPDGELTYMRARVERVVGSKDSEAFYMINPDDDNRGGDGAAELSIFLVRKK
- the LOC109768918 gene encoding F-box protein SKIP16 → MASPPTGPAAPAGLESMEGLALDIIIAKAGARPAAALACASTHLRAAVAEDAVWRSFCARDLGLDAPLDPEDRPLPSFKDAYKVWSESFGMYPLPLVKRVKLFWSSLKGWISENFPEALRTLSKGASEAQIRSAEDDLGFKLPMPTKLLYRFCNGQLPFSKNEDIRMAPLGIIGGYVFYNYNVNVHLSSLEQMVEETKEFNLHLEEQGLPIGPNLALVASSWYHPKTFLLNCSSGDLYVGTANLSAGEMMPCVPESLIKPTNSDMPQDGLLLWLEEHLRRLQNGMIKIRPLSTSRYICLYPEASPLCSSAVTNGVKVRASAVFVPEHPRRGHLGTHLYSYSIRLSVPEACMLGGVYFSSCQLHSRHWIIRCKDTVVSDMHGEGVIGEHPLLLPGQDEFVYESCTPLNGSSGSVEGSFTFVPGRLTQPEGKPFDVTVAPFPLEVPDYIF